ACCGAGTGCAGGCTCGTGGTGGAACTCATCAGGCATCGACGCAATATCTTCGGCATCAACATAGGGAGGATTGCTGACAATCAGGTCGTACTGCTGCTCTGCCAAACCGTTGAAGACGTCAGAACGTATCGCTTTGACACGATCCTCCATCTGGTGGCGCTTGATATTGAGCTTGGCAACAGCCAACGCATCAGGAGAAATATCAACCAGATCAACGCTGGCATCATCAAACACACTGGCACAGGCAATACCGATACAACCTGACCCTGTGCACAAATCCAGAATGCGGTGTACCGGTTTGCACTGCAGCCAAGGCTCGAAACGTTGCTCGATCATTTCTGCAAGAGGTGAACGTGGCACTAGTACACGCTGATCAACATAGAACTTCAGGCCAGCAAACCATGCCTCGCCAATCAGGTACGCTGCTGGTATACGATCCTTGACGCGTTTTACCACCCAGTCAGTAATCTTCTCGCGCTCCTGACGTGTCAGGCGTGCGTCCAGTACCTCCTTGTCCACATCCCACGGCAGGTGAACAGCATTGAGCACCAGATTAACGGCCTCATCCCATGCGTTGTCCGTGCCATGACCAAAGAAGATTTTTGCTTCACTGAAACGGCTTACTGCCCAACGGATCATGTCGCGTACCGTGCGAAGCTCTTCGACGGCCTGTTCGGTGTTTAACTGCATCTCTAGTCCTGTTTACCCTGGTCCCAGCATGGACAGCGTGCGCACTCTTAGTAGCATTGCCGTCTCAGTAGCAGAATTTGGCTGGGAGGGACCAGTTCGGTTAAAGTGCCCCAATATTAATGAAACACG
This genomic interval from Pokkaliibacter sp. MBI-7 contains the following:
- the prmB gene encoding 50S ribosomal protein L3 N(5)-glutamine methyltransferase; amino-acid sequence: MQLNTEQAVEELRTVRDMIRWAVSRFSEAKIFFGHGTDNAWDEAVNLVLNAVHLPWDVDKEVLDARLTRQEREKITDWVVKRVKDRIPAAYLIGEAWFAGLKFYVDQRVLVPRSPLAEMIEQRFEPWLQCKPVHRILDLCTGSGCIGIACASVFDDASVDLVDISPDALAVAKLNIKRHQMEDRVKAIRSDVFNGLAEQQYDLIVSNPPYVDAEDIASMPDEFHHEPALGLASGDDGLDVTRRILRQAVDYLTPDGLLIVEVGNSEIHLQEQYPQVPFLWLDFERGGHGVFMLTADQLRQCAHLF